In Malania oleifera isolate guangnan ecotype guangnan chromosome 8, ASM2987363v1, whole genome shotgun sequence, a single window of DNA contains:
- the LOC131162593 gene encoding uncharacterized protein LOC131162593, translated as MDQYQRVEKPRPETPINENEIRITTQGRMRNYITYATTLLQEKGSNEIVLKAMGRAINKTVMIAELIKRRIAGLHQNTSIGSTDITDMWEPLEEGLLLLETTRHLSLIMITLSKKELDTSSTGYQPPILADQVKPLTEYDYEGEGSPGRRGRECGSRGRGRVRVDLVKKRRVS; from the exons ATGGATCAGTATCAGAGAGTTGAGAAGCCGAGGCCCGAGACACCAATTAATGAGAATGAGATACGCATTACTACTCAGGGGCGCATGAGGAACTACATTACTTACGCCACCACGCTGCTGCAG GAGAAAGGATCTAATGAAATTGTTCTAAAAGCTATGGGCAGAGCAATCAACAAGACTGTGATGATTGCTGAACTGATTAAG AGAAGGATTGCTGGTCTCCATCAGAACACTTCAATTGGTTCGACTGATATAACTGATATGTGGGAGCCACTTGAAGAAGGCCTTCTTCT CTTGGAAACTACTCGCCATCTTTCTTTGATAATGATTACTTTGTCCAAGAAGGAGCTGGATACGTCGTCCACAGG GTATCAACCACCAATTCTGGCTGATCAAGTTAAACCATTGACTGAATATGACTATGAAGGAG AGGGCTCTCCGGGCAGACGAGGTAGAGAATGTGGTAGTCGAGGAAGAGGTAGAGTCAGAG TGGATTTAGTGAAAAAACGAAGAGTCTCATGA